In a genomic window of Candidatus Thiothrix sulfatifontis:
- the plsY gene encoding glycerol-3-phosphate 1-O-acyltransferase PlsY: MVYLLIALAYLLGSISAAIITCKLMGLPDPRTVGSNNPGATNVLRHGGKKAAAITLLGDGLKGLIPVLIGKALGVDETGLILIGIAAFLGHLYPVFYGFKGGKGVATAIGVFLGVYVWGGIAFVATWLVMAKGFKISSLAALIATALSPIYFWVLSDGNGWLTLGVTFIAIMIFWRHESNIRNLLSGKEDKIQSKEGAESVTDEE; encoded by the coding sequence ATGGTCTATTTGCTGATTGCACTCGCTTACCTGCTCGGTTCCATTTCTGCCGCCATCATTACCTGCAAACTGATGGGCTTACCTGACCCGCGCACGGTGGGTTCCAACAACCCCGGCGCAACCAATGTCTTGCGCCACGGCGGTAAAAAAGCCGCTGCGATTACCTTGCTCGGTGATGGTTTAAAAGGCTTGATTCCGGTCTTAATCGGCAAAGCCTTGGGCGTGGATGAGACGGGGTTAATCTTGATCGGTATTGCCGCGTTTTTGGGGCATTTATACCCGGTATTCTACGGTTTCAAAGGCGGTAAAGGCGTTGCCACCGCTATCGGCGTATTCCTCGGAGTGTATGTCTGGGGCGGCATAGCCTTCGTCGCAACCTGGTTGGTCATGGCGAAAGGCTTCAAAATTTCCTCACTCGCCGCGCTGATTGCTACCGCACTCTCACCTATTTACTTTTGGGTATTGAGTGACGGTAATGGCTGGCTGACGCTGGGCGTAACCTTCATAGCGATCATGATTTTCTGGCGGCACGAATCCAATATCCGCAACCTGCTATCAGGCAAGGAAGACAAGATTCAGTCCAAAGAAGGCGCAGAATCGGTAACAG
- the bioC gene encoding malonyl-ACP O-methyltransferase BioC, giving the protein MRSDTNPHLLDKRKTRRGFERAAHTYDANAVLQREIGERLLERLDFIKMQPETVLDLGCGTGAISEHLLKRYKKARIIGIDLAVNMVQKTRQRGGWFRKPQGVCADANHLPFQPQCADMLLSNLMLQWCNDLPAVFGEWVQVLKPNGLLMFATFGPDTLKELRASWGRVDGFTHASQFVDMHDVGDALLQAGFRDPVVDMETITLTYTDVRGLLHDLKSIGANNATHGRNHGLTGKAHLQAFLQAYEYFRQENGLYPATYEVVYGHAWAPTLLPSKLPEKFIPIMRSKS; this is encoded by the coding sequence ATGCGCTCTGATACTAACCCCCATTTGCTGGATAAGCGCAAAACCCGCCGAGGCTTTGAACGCGCCGCGCACACTTACGATGCCAACGCAGTCTTGCAACGTGAAATCGGCGAGCGTCTGCTGGAACGTTTGGATTTCATCAAAATGCAGCCGGAAACCGTCCTCGACCTCGGTTGCGGCACGGGTGCAATCAGCGAACATTTACTCAAGCGTTACAAAAAAGCTCGCATTATCGGCATCGATCTCGCTGTCAATATGGTGCAAAAAACCCGGCAACGCGGCGGTTGGTTTCGCAAGCCGCAAGGCGTGTGCGCCGATGCCAATCACTTGCCATTCCAGCCGCAATGCGCGGATATGTTGCTATCCAACCTGATGCTGCAATGGTGTAACGACTTGCCCGCCGTATTCGGCGAATGGGTGCAAGTGCTGAAACCGAACGGTTTATTGATGTTTGCCACCTTCGGCCCGGATACCTTGAAAGAATTACGCGCCAGTTGGGGCAGGGTGGATGGTTTCACCCACGCCAGCCAATTTGTGGATATGCACGACGTGGGTGACGCACTGTTGCAGGCCGGTTTTCGCGATCCGGTAGTGGATATGGAAACCATCACGCTGACCTATACCGATGTGCGCGGCTTGCTGCACGATCTGAAAAGCATTGGCGCAAACAATGCCACGCACGGGCGCAATCACGGCTTGACCGGCAAAGCACACCTACAGGCGTTTCTGCAAGCCTACGAATACTTTCGTCAGGAAAACGGGCTTTACCCCGCCACCTACGAAGTGGTGTATGGTCACGCTTGGGCACCAACCCTGTTGCCCAGTAAACTGCCTGAAAAATTCATTCCGATTATGAGGAGTAAGTCATGA
- the trxB gene encoding thioredoxin-disulfide reductase, translating to MNTTKHCRLLILGSGPAGYTAAVYAARANLNPVLITGMAQGGQLMTTTEVDNWPGDDAGVMGPQLMERMQKHAERFDTEIIFDHINSVDLQNRPFTLNGDSGQYTCDALIIATGASAMYLGLESEQKFSGKGVSACATCDGFFYRNQKVAVIGGGNTAVEEALYLANIASEVTLVHRRDELRSEKILQKHLFEKVEQGKVKILWNTTLDEVLGDKTGVTGMRVKDVNSGATQDIAVHGIFIAIGHKPNTAIFDGQLEMSGGYLKVKSGSEGNATQTSIEGVFAAGDVMDHVYRQAITSAGTGCMAALDAEKYLDQLAKTH from the coding sequence ATGAACACAACCAAACATTGCCGTTTACTCATCCTCGGTTCGGGGCCAGCGGGCTATACCGCTGCCGTTTACGCCGCACGCGCCAACCTAAACCCCGTATTGATCACCGGCATGGCGCAAGGTGGGCAATTGATGACCACCACCGAAGTGGATAACTGGCCGGGCGATGATGCTGGCGTCATGGGGCCACAGTTGATGGAACGGATGCAAAAACACGCTGAACGTTTCGATACCGAAATCATTTTTGACCACATTAATAGCGTCGACCTGCAAAACCGTCCTTTTACGCTGAACGGCGACAGCGGGCAATACACCTGTGACGCTTTGATTATAGCCACTGGCGCGTCAGCGATGTACTTAGGATTAGAATCTGAGCAAAAATTCAGTGGCAAAGGCGTATCGGCCTGCGCCACCTGTGACGGCTTTTTCTACCGCAATCAAAAAGTCGCGGTGATTGGCGGTGGCAATACGGCGGTGGAAGAAGCGCTTTACCTTGCAAATATCGCCTCCGAAGTCACGTTAGTGCACCGTCGTGACGAATTGCGTTCTGAAAAAATCTTGCAAAAACACCTGTTTGAAAAAGTCGAACAAGGCAAAGTCAAAATCCTGTGGAACACCACTCTCGATGAAGTGCTGGGCGACAAAACCGGCGTCACCGGGATGCGCGTCAAAGACGTGAACAGCGGCGCAACCCAAGACATCGCCGTACACGGCATTTTCATTGCCATTGGTCACAAACCCAATACCGCCATTTTCGATGGGCAATTAGAGATGAGTGGCGGCTACCTCAAAGTCAAAAGCGGTTCGGAAGGCAACGCCACCCAAACCAGCATCGAAGGCGTATTTGCCGCCGGTGACGTCATGGATCACGTTTACCGCCAAGCCATCACCTCCGCCGGTACGGGCTGCATGGCAGCATTGGATGCGGAAAAATACTTGGATCAATTGGCAAAAACTCACTAA
- a CDS encoding DUF480 domain-containing protein: MFDDEQPRPPFSAEELRILGSLMEKQLTTPASYPLTFNSLAVACNQKSSRDPVMNLTEGVVGHTAKVLVEGGWTNIQYSERAQRVEHKVERKLKLNRQQQAVLCVLLLRRPQTLNEIKTRTERMADFASTDEIREILEAWMALDKPLAVRLPAGGGRREDRYFHALGTETLDELHTTEAASPGTATHHSSPRQDHYAQLEARVAELEKRLAALETQLY; the protein is encoded by the coding sequence ATGTTTGATGACGAACAACCCCGACCACCGTTTAGTGCCGAAGAACTACGCATTCTTGGCAGCTTAATGGAAAAACAACTCACCACTCCTGCCAGCTATCCGCTCACTTTTAACTCTCTAGCGGTGGCGTGCAACCAAAAAAGCAGCCGCGATCCCGTGATGAATTTGACCGAAGGCGTGGTCGGACATACCGCCAAAGTGCTGGTCGAAGGTGGCTGGACTAACATCCAATACAGCGAACGCGCCCAACGGGTAGAGCACAAAGTTGAGCGCAAACTCAAACTGAATCGCCAACAACAAGCGGTGCTGTGCGTATTATTACTGCGCCGCCCCCAAACCTTGAACGAAATCAAAACCCGCACCGAACGCATGGCAGATTTTGCCAGCACCGACGAAATCCGCGAGATTTTGGAAGCGTGGATGGCACTCGACAAGCCTTTAGCGGTGCGTTTGCCTGCGGGTGGCGGACGGCGCGAAGACCGCTATTTTCATGCCCTTGGCACCGAAACGCTGGATGAATTGCACACCACCGAAGCCGCCAGCCCTGGCACTGCCACCCACCACAGCAGTCCCCGCCAAGACCATTACGCACAATTAGAAGCACGGGTGGCAGAATTAGAAAAACGCCTCGCCGCCTTAGAAACACAATTGTACTGA
- the aat gene encoding leucyl/phenylalanyl-tRNA--protein transferase, translating into MLPRSLSLTLLNPTWSEEPFPPVEMAWEEPNGLLAVGGDLSIARLKNAYRAGIFPWFGPREPIYWWSPDPRTVLFPHKIRMTRSLRKSLRNKGYRISFDTCFSDVVEACAAPRSYTAETWITHEMHTAYCMLHAHDIAHSVEVWNPAGELVGGLYGVTTGGVFSGESMFSREPDTSKIAMVALAWHVQHWGFAVIDCQIENPHLMSMGAENISRADYLKILHANLHVPPPRYWLADNSVDLSRWQTETDPR; encoded by the coding sequence GTGCTACCACGATCACTCAGCCTCACCTTACTCAATCCCACTTGGTCGGAAGAACCTTTCCCACCCGTGGAAATGGCGTGGGAAGAACCCAACGGCTTGCTGGCAGTCGGCGGCGATTTAAGCATTGCCCGCCTGAAAAATGCTTACCGGGCGGGGATCTTCCCTTGGTTTGGGCCGCGTGAACCGATCTACTGGTGGTCGCCCGACCCGCGCACGGTGTTGTTTCCGCACAAAATCCGCATGACCCGCAGTTTGCGTAAATCGTTACGCAACAAAGGTTATCGCATCAGCTTTGATACCTGCTTCTCCGACGTGGTAGAAGCCTGTGCCGCGCCGCGCTCTTACACAGCTGAAACTTGGATTACGCACGAAATGCACACCGCGTATTGCATGTTACACGCGCATGACATCGCGCATTCGGTGGAAGTGTGGAATCCGGCGGGTGAACTGGTTGGCGGCCTGTACGGTGTGACCACTGGCGGGGTATTCAGCGGCGAATCCATGTTCAGCCGTGAACCGGATACCTCCAAAATCGCAATGGTGGCGCTGGCTTGGCATGTGCAGCACTGGGGCTTTGCGGTAATTGATTGCCAAATCGAAAATCCGCACTTAATGAGCATGGGCGCGGAAAATATTTCACGCGCTGATTACTTGAAAATTTTGCACGCTAATTTACACGTTCCGCCACCGCGCTATTGGTTGGCGGACAACAGCGTCGATTTATCGCGCTGGCAAACGGAAACCGATCCCCGTTAA
- the pepN gene encoding aminopeptidase N, with amino-acid sequence MREGQPKTVYLQDYTAPSYRVDALSLVFELGETSTRVTSVANYRRETGVAAHTPLELYGEALELLEIRLNGLPLQASDYQVTDTGMSIYNVSALCTLEIVTRIYPQKNTSLEGLYQSSGNFCTQCEAQGFRKITYYPDRPDVMTVFTTQILADKQKYPVLLSNGNLTGSGELADGRHWARWEDPFHKPAYLFALVAGDLQHVEDHYTTSSGRDVTLRIYTEAHNIDKCDHAMQSLKRAMHWDEQRFGLEYDLDIYMIVAVDDFNMGAMENKGLNVFNSKLVFASPATATDMDYVSIEAVIGHEYFHNWTGNRVTCRDWFQLSLKEGLTVFRDQEFTSDLHSRPVKRIEDVRLLRTNQFAEDASPMAHPIRPASYMEINNFYTVTVYEKGAEVVRMYQTLLGRDGFRKGMDVYFQRHDGQAVATENFLAAMADANGVDLSQFQRWYDQAGTPQVAVTMDYAAAAQTCTLHLSQFCPATPEAAEKLPFLIPVAVGLLGSNGQDLIGTQVLRLTDAEQSFTFEQVAECPVPSLLRGFSAPVRLSYPYTTAELVFLMKHDSDAFNRWDAGQRLAMQTILSLLDAQQQQAAFGLEHEFISAYQAILTDNTLDHALRAEAMTLPSEADIAEVARPSDPEAIHTVREFIHATLAKALRLDLEALYADLHAQGQGDYSPDAVSIGRRSLKNVCLAYLGRIQDDGIYDTCLQQYRNAGNMTDAMAALAVLSKIDCPQREEALQHFHDRWQHDPLVMDKWFGLQATSSLPGTLQQVQTLMQHALFDIRNPNKVRALVGSFAMRNPLHFHAQDGSGYTFLTERVLELDAMNPQIASRMVRPLMNWRQYEPTRSAAMKAQLEQIKAHSGLSGDVYEIVSKSLV; translated from the coding sequence ATGAGAGAAGGTCAACCTAAAACGGTTTATTTACAAGACTATACCGCGCCTAGCTACCGTGTGGATGCGTTGTCGTTAGTCTTTGAATTGGGCGAAACATCTACCCGCGTCACCAGTGTGGCAAATTACCGCCGTGAAACGGGCGTTGCAGCGCATACGCCCTTGGAACTTTATGGCGAAGCGCTGGAATTGCTGGAAATCCGCTTGAATGGTTTGCCGCTGCAAGCCAGTGATTATCAGGTCACGGATACCGGCATGAGCATTTACAATGTGTCGGCACTGTGTACGCTGGAAATCGTGACGCGCATTTACCCGCAGAAAAATACCTCGTTGGAAGGTTTGTACCAGTCCAGCGGCAATTTCTGCACGCAATGCGAAGCGCAAGGTTTCCGCAAAATTACCTATTACCCCGATCGCCCGGATGTGATGACGGTGTTCACCACGCAAATTTTGGCGGATAAGCAGAAATATCCGGTGCTGCTGTCCAACGGCAATCTGACTGGCAGCGGCGAGTTGGCGGATGGTCGGCATTGGGCGCGTTGGGAAGATCCGTTTCACAAACCCGCGTATTTATTCGCGCTGGTGGCGGGCGATTTGCAGCACGTGGAAGACCATTACACCACGAGTTCTGGGCGCGATGTCACTTTGCGCATCTATACCGAAGCGCACAATATCGACAAATGCGACCACGCGATGCAGTCGCTGAAACGGGCGATGCACTGGGATGAACAGCGTTTCGGCTTGGAATACGACCTCGATATTTACATGATCGTGGCGGTCGATGACTTCAATATGGGCGCAATGGAAAACAAGGGCTTGAACGTATTCAACTCCAAGTTGGTGTTTGCCAGCCCTGCCACCGCGACGGATATGGATTATGTCAGCATTGAAGCGGTGATCGGGCATGAGTATTTCCATAACTGGACCGGCAATCGCGTGACTTGCCGCGATTGGTTCCAATTGTCGCTGAAGGAAGGTTTGACGGTATTCCGTGATCAGGAATTCACCTCTGACCTGCATTCGCGTCCGGTGAAACGCATTGAGGACGTGCGTTTATTGCGTACCAATCAATTTGCGGAAGATGCCAGCCCGATGGCACACCCGATTCGTCCCGCATCTTACATGGAAATCAATAACTTCTACACCGTGACCGTTTATGAAAAAGGTGCGGAAGTGGTTCGCATGTACCAGACTTTGCTGGGGCGTGACGGTTTCCGCAAGGGCATGGATGTGTATTTTCAGCGCCATGACGGGCAAGCGGTGGCGACCGAAAACTTTCTCGCGGCAATGGCGGATGCCAATGGTGTTGATTTGAGCCAGTTTCAGCGTTGGTATGATCAGGCGGGAACGCCACAGGTCGCGGTGACGATGGATTACGCTGCTGCCGCGCAAACGTGTACGTTGCACTTGAGCCAGTTTTGCCCCGCGACGCCGGAAGCGGCGGAGAAATTGCCGTTTTTGATTCCGGTAGCTGTCGGTTTACTGGGTAGCAATGGACAGGACTTGATCGGCACACAAGTGTTACGCCTGACGGATGCTGAACAGTCGTTTACGTTTGAGCAAGTAGCGGAATGCCCCGTGCCTTCGTTGTTGCGTGGTTTTTCTGCCCCGGTGCGCTTGAGCTACCCGTACACCACCGCCGAACTGGTGTTTTTGATGAAACATGACAGTGATGCCTTCAACCGTTGGGATGCTGGGCAACGCTTGGCGATGCAAACCATTCTGAGCTTACTGGATGCGCAGCAACAGCAAGCTGCTTTTGGGTTGGAACACGAATTCATCAGCGCGTATCAGGCGATTCTCACCGATAACACCTTGGATCATGCCTTGCGTGCCGAAGCCATGACGTTACCGTCCGAGGCGGACATCGCAGAAGTGGCACGCCCTTCCGACCCCGAAGCGATTCATACCGTGCGCGAATTCATCCACGCGACCTTGGCGAAAGCCTTGCGGTTGGATTTGGAAGCGCTGTATGCCGATTTGCACGCGCAAGGGCAGGGCGATTATTCCCCGGATGCGGTGAGCATTGGGCGGCGCAGCTTGAAAAATGTCTGTTTGGCGTATTTGGGGCGCATTCAGGATGACGGTATTTACGATACCTGCCTCCAGCAATACCGCAATGCGGGCAATATGACCGACGCAATGGCGGCATTGGCGGTACTCAGCAAAATCGACTGCCCGCAACGTGAAGAGGCGCTGCAACATTTCCACGACCGTTGGCAACATGATCCGCTGGTGATGGATAAATGGTTCGGCTTGCAAGCTACCTCGTCGTTACCGGGTACGCTGCAACAAGTGCAAACACTGATGCAACATGCGCTGTTCGACATCCGCAACCCTAACAAAGTCCGTGCCTTGGTGGGCAGTTTTGCAATGCGCAACCCGCTGCATTTCCACGCACAAGATGGCAGCGGCTACACCTTTCTCACCGAGCGCGTCTTGGAATTGGATGCGATGAACCCGCAAATCGCCTCACGCATGGTGCGCCCGCTAATGAACTGGCGGCAATACGAGCCGACCCGCAGCGCCGCCATGAAAGCCCAATTGGAGCAGATTAAAGCGCACAGCGGTTTGTCGGGGGATGTGTATGAAATCGTGAGCAAGAGTCTGGTATGA
- a CDS encoding DUF4743 domain-containing protein, which yields MSYLERIRACNNFESTHYRELLIDDNVYGQVQPDFAEHLAHWSDIFSVTDTQVVLNPELTDYATRTAAVAPVLWALHQQGVIDTWVAEAYPITHSFGGHAELEIERAATNFFGVKTFGIHVNGLVKTAQGIEVWVGTRSLDKPFWPGKLDQMVAGGQPVGLGLLENVIKESQEEANIPAELAQQALAIRTIPYRQEGWRGLDNSTIYVYDLWLPEDFVPENTDGEVIAFERMPLVEIARLTETTTEFKDNCNLVNIDLLLRMGMISPQHPEYATILNVLYTASHSKETKK from the coding sequence ATGAGCTACCTTGAGCGTATTCGTGCCTGCAACAATTTTGAATCCACCCATTACCGCGAACTGCTGATTGACGACAACGTGTACGGGCAAGTGCAACCCGACTTTGCGGAACACTTGGCACACTGGTCAGATATTTTCAGCGTCACGGATACGCAGGTGGTGCTTAATCCTGAACTGACCGATTACGCCACGCGCACCGCTGCGGTTGCGCCGGTGTTGTGGGCATTGCATCAACAGGGCGTGATTGATACCTGGGTTGCCGAAGCTTACCCGATCACGCACAGCTTTGGTGGTCATGCCGAGTTGGAAATCGAACGTGCTGCCACCAATTTTTTTGGGGTGAAAACCTTTGGCATCCACGTCAACGGTTTGGTGAAAACCGCTCAGGGCATTGAGGTTTGGGTCGGTACGCGCTCACTGGATAAACCCTTTTGGCCGGGCAAGCTCGATCAAATGGTGGCAGGCGGGCAACCCGTCGGCTTGGGTTTGCTGGAAAATGTCATTAAAGAATCGCAGGAAGAAGCCAATATTCCCGCCGAGCTTGCCCAACAAGCACTGGCGATTCGAACGATTCCGTATCGGCAGGAAGGCTGGCGTGGTTTGGATAATTCCACGATTTATGTGTATGACTTGTGGTTGCCGGAAGATTTTGTGCCGGAAAATACCGATGGCGAAGTGATTGCGTTTGAACGGATGCCATTAGTAGAGATTGCGCGGCTGACCGAAACCACCACAGAATTCAAAGACAACTGCAATTTGGTTAATATTGATCTTTTATTGCGCATGGGGATGATTTCACCGCAACATCCTGAATATGCTACTATTCTCAATGTGTTATACACTGCTAGTCATTCAAAAGAGACAAAAAAATGA
- a CDS encoding CDGSH iron-sulfur domain-containing protein — translation MSDPVIAQKKPCLVELEADKSYWWCTCGRSANQPFCDGSHKGTDFTPMEFTVPESKKYGLCACKYTQNVPFCDATHRNLP, via the coding sequence ATGAGTGACCCCGTTATTGCGCAGAAAAAACCGTGTTTAGTGGAACTGGAAGCTGATAAAAGCTATTGGTGGTGTACCTGCGGGCGTTCGGCTAATCAGCCATTTTGCGACGGTTCGCACAAGGGGACGGATTTTACCCCAATGGAATTTACCGTGCCGGAAAGCAAAAAGTACGGGTTATGTGCGTGCAAGTATACACAGAATGTGCCGTTCTGTGATGCCACGCATCGTAATTTGCCATAA
- the bioH gene encoding pimeloyl-ACP methyl ester esterase BioH: MKLNIIEYSGQGKPLVLLHGWGMNSHVWQPLLPSLAQYAQVICIDLPGHGANNHLSLGTLEEAVAQLAPHIPQDAIVMGWSLGGLIAQGLAHALPDRIAALILIASTPKFVAENDWAHGVSPDLLALFGRSLQTDYLGTVKRFFALQFLSTKTDTRVVNALRERIMEHPASITALEQGLTILQTADFSQTPVTQPALWMLGRLDKLIPASLADALPEMGYRHIAVLGSAAHVPFVTHPELFMEHIEAFLSGL; the protein is encoded by the coding sequence TTGAAGCTAAATATTATTGAGTATTCGGGGCAGGGCAAACCGTTAGTTCTGCTCCACGGCTGGGGGATGAACAGCCACGTCTGGCAACCACTATTGCCGAGCTTGGCGCAATATGCCCAAGTCATTTGCATTGACCTACCGGGGCATGGCGCAAACAACCATTTGTCGCTGGGAACATTGGAGGAAGCGGTGGCACAACTTGCCCCGCACATTCCGCAAGATGCGATCGTCATGGGTTGGTCACTCGGCGGACTCATTGCCCAAGGGTTGGCGCACGCTTTGCCCGATCGGATTGCCGCGCTAATCTTGATTGCCAGCACACCTAAATTCGTCGCAGAAAATGATTGGGCGCACGGTGTATCCCCCGACCTGTTGGCGCTGTTTGGCAGAAGCTTGCAAACCGATTACCTCGGTACGGTGAAACGCTTTTTCGCGCTGCAATTTCTTAGCACCAAAACTGATACTCGCGTGGTGAATGCTTTGCGCGAGCGTATTATGGAACATCCCGCCAGCATTACCGCGCTGGAACAGGGTTTAACCATCCTGCAAACCGCCGACTTTTCGCAAACGCCCGTGACCCAGCCCGCACTGTGGATGCTGGGTAGGCTCGACAAGCTGATACCCGCTTCTCTCGCTGACGCATTGCCGGAAATGGGTTATCGGCACATTGCAGTGTTGGGCAGTGCAGCGCATGTACCTTTCGTGACCCACCCTGAGCTTTTCATGGAACATATCGAGGCATTTCTGAGTGGGCTTTAA